A region of Streptomyces sp. NBC_01788 DNA encodes the following proteins:
- the hemG gene encoding protoporphyrinogen oxidase, with amino-acid sequence MSATRTGTDHVVVIGAGIAGLAAAHRLLRQGARVTVLEAAERVGGKLLPGEIAGVRVDLGAESMLARRPEAVTLAREMGLADHLQPPATASASIWTRGALRPMPKGHVMGVPGTASALSGVLSEEGLARIERDAGLPRTEVGDDVAVGEYVAARLGREVVDRLVEPLLGGVYAGDAYRISMRSAVPQLFRAAQTHDSLLEGVREIQAAAAAAQQTGPVFMGIEGGVGRLPLAVAESVRARGGEILTGTPVTELRRQDRTSWQVTAGDRVLHADAVIVAVPAPVAAGLLSAESPEAAAELRAVEYASMALITLAYRRADATTLPEGSGFLVPPVDGRTIKASTFASRKWGWIAEEDPDVVVLRTSVGRYGETEILQRDDAGLVDVSRHDLREATGLDAAPLETRVTRWTDGLPQYPVGHHARVARIREHVGKLPGLAVCGAVYDGVGIPACVASAYAAVDQLRGDLRGLQELTAAPVQSLHGGAGE; translated from the coding sequence ATGAGCGCAACGCGTACGGGCACGGACCATGTCGTCGTCATCGGGGCCGGGATCGCGGGGCTGGCCGCCGCGCACCGGCTGTTGCGGCAGGGGGCGCGGGTGACCGTGCTGGAGGCGGCCGAGCGCGTCGGCGGCAAGCTGCTGCCGGGCGAGATCGCGGGCGTCCGCGTCGACCTGGGCGCCGAGTCGATGCTCGCCCGCCGCCCCGAGGCCGTGACCCTCGCGCGGGAGATGGGACTGGCGGACCACCTCCAGCCGCCCGCCACGGCGAGCGCCTCCATCTGGACCCGCGGCGCCCTGCGCCCCATGCCGAAGGGGCACGTCATGGGCGTCCCCGGCACCGCCTCCGCGCTGTCCGGCGTGCTGTCCGAGGAGGGCCTGGCCCGTATCGAGCGCGACGCCGGGCTGCCCCGCACGGAGGTCGGCGACGACGTGGCCGTCGGCGAGTACGTGGCCGCCCGCCTGGGCCGAGAGGTCGTCGACCGCCTGGTGGAGCCCCTGCTCGGCGGGGTCTACGCCGGTGACGCCTACCGCATCTCGATGCGCTCGGCCGTCCCCCAGCTCTTCCGGGCCGCGCAGACCCACGACTCGCTGCTGGAAGGGGTCCGCGAGATCCAGGCCGCGGCGGCCGCCGCGCAGCAGACCGGGCCGGTGTTCATGGGCATCGAGGGCGGCGTGGGCCGACTGCCGCTCGCGGTCGCGGAGTCGGTGCGGGCCCGCGGCGGCGAGATCCTCACCGGGACCCCGGTGACGGAGCTGCGCAGGCAGGACCGTACGTCCTGGCAGGTGACCGCCGGCGACCGCGTGCTGCACGCCGACGCGGTGATCGTCGCCGTGCCCGCGCCCGTCGCCGCCGGGCTGCTGAGCGCCGAGTCCCCGGAGGCCGCCGCCGAACTGCGGGCCGTCGAGTACGCCTCCATGGCCCTGATCACCCTCGCCTACCGCCGCGCCGACGCCACCACCCTGCCCGAGGGCAGCGGCTTCCTGGTGCCCCCCGTCGACGGCCGCACCATCAAGGCGTCCACCTTCGCCTCCCGGAAGTGGGGCTGGATCGCCGAGGAGGACCCGGACGTGGTCGTACTGCGCACCTCGGTGGGGCGGTACGGCGAGACGGAGATCCTCCAGCGCGACGACGCCGGCCTCGTCGACGTCTCCCGGCACGACCTGCGTGAGGCGACCGGCCTGGACGCCGCGCCCCTGGAGACCCGCGTCACCCGCTGGACCGACGGACTGCCCCAGTACCCGGTCGGCCACCACGCGCGCGTGGCCCGCATCCGCGAGCACGTCGGCAAGCTGCCCGGTCTGGCGGTGTGCGGCGCGGTGTACGACGGAGTGGGCATCCCCGCGTGTGTCGCGAGCGCGTACGCGGCCGTGGACCAGCTGCGGGGTGACCTTCGGGGTCTGCAGGAGCTCACCGCGGCCCCGGTGCAGAGTCTGCACGGCGGAGCGGGAGAATAG
- a CDS encoding YbhB/YbcL family Raf kinase inhibitor-like protein, with protein sequence MRSRLVEVVLVATLGGLAGCGGGGTGTPAMPSADAPPGAAGRITVSSTAFAEGGTVPGRYTCGGADVSPPLAFSGIPARTAGLVLLVEDRDAPGGTFTHWLVWNMDPRTRSLPADATPPGATQGRNDFSRTGYGGPCPPPGTPHRYVFTVYAADRRLALKPNATAADVRSALSGHILASGTLTARYGR encoded by the coding sequence ATGCGCAGCCGGCTCGTGGAAGTTGTCCTGGTCGCGACGCTGGGGGGCCTCGCGGGGTGCGGGGGCGGAGGCACGGGAACCCCCGCCATGCCCAGCGCCGACGCCCCACCGGGTGCCGCGGGCCGGATCACCGTGTCCAGCACGGCGTTCGCCGAGGGCGGCACCGTTCCCGGCCGCTACACGTGCGGCGGGGCGGACGTCTCGCCGCCGCTGGCGTTCTCCGGGATTCCCGCACGCACAGCGGGGCTGGTCCTGCTGGTCGAGGACCGGGACGCCCCCGGAGGCACGTTCACGCACTGGCTGGTGTGGAACATGGACCCGCGCACCAGGAGCCTGCCGGCGGACGCGACCCCGCCGGGAGCCACCCAGGGACGCAACGACTTCTCGAGGACGGGCTACGGCGGCCCCTGCCCGCCGCCGGGCACACCCCACCGCTATGTCTTCACGGTGTATGCCGCCGACCGCCGCCTCGCCCTGAAGCCGAATGCCACGGCAGCCGACGTGCGGAGCGCGCTGAGCGGCCACATCCTGGCCTCCGGCACCCTCACCGCCCGCTACGGCCGCTGA
- a CDS encoding TIGR04222 domain-containing membrane protein yields the protein MFWVLLLLLAWAFAGTACLRLCLAAVRAAAVDVDAGRGRDLTLYEAAFLSGGPARVAELTLVSMARQRRLLLAHTGWATVVDPRGRDEMERSVIGAIGPEGQSRIAPVRAAAATAEAVRGLADRLVRAGLAVPDGDGSTIAAGVRRVRIAALAVLALSLTALLLPGPTGMPRELIALWFALPLALTLSCLVIARFEVHPYSRWASPAGQRLLGSLARHMNGFSDERAYLASVAVRGIDAIGEPNLRAAFAHHDRPTQDRPARNRPPHGQASRDR from the coding sequence ATGTTCTGGGTCCTTCTCCTGCTTCTGGCCTGGGCCTTCGCGGGCACGGCATGCCTGCGGCTGTGCCTGGCCGCGGTGCGCGCCGCGGCCGTCGACGTGGACGCCGGCCGGGGCCGCGATCTGACGCTCTACGAGGCGGCGTTCCTCTCGGGCGGACCGGCGCGGGTCGCCGAGCTGACCCTGGTCTCCATGGCGCGCCAGCGTCGGCTGCTGCTCGCGCACACCGGCTGGGCGACGGTCGTCGACCCGCGCGGGCGGGACGAGATGGAGCGTTCCGTCATAGGGGCGATCGGCCCGGAGGGGCAGTCCCGGATCGCGCCGGTGCGCGCGGCGGCGGCCACCGCGGAAGCGGTGCGCGGCCTCGCCGACCGACTCGTCAGGGCAGGTCTCGCCGTGCCGGACGGGGACGGGTCCACGATCGCGGCCGGGGTCCGCCGCGTGCGGATCGCCGCGCTGGCCGTCCTCGCCCTGAGCCTGACCGCGCTGCTGCTGCCCGGCCCGACCGGGATGCCCCGGGAGCTGATCGCCCTCTGGTTCGCGCTGCCGCTCGCGCTGACCCTGAGCTGCCTGGTCATCGCCCGCTTCGAGGTCCACCCGTACTCGCGCTGGGCCTCTCCGGCCGGCCAGCGCCTGCTCGGCAGCCTGGCCCGCCACATGAACGGCTTCAGCGACGAGCGCGCGTACCTGGCATCCGTGGCCGTACGTGGCATCGACGCGATCGGCGAACCGAACCTGCGCGCCGCCTTCGCCCACCACGACCGGCCCACGCAGGACCGCCCCGCACGCAACCGACCCCCGCACGGCCAGGCTTCCCGGGACCGCTAG
- a CDS encoding polysaccharide deacetylase family protein — translation MITLVRRITAVCALGAALAACGGNEGPRAGLTAPSKSASASPSAPASPSPSRPPALTPGPGGLTPVFSNGPRTKGKTVALTFDADMTADEGPRAAAGEHFDNPELITTLRALKAPATVFMTGRWAEQYPDQARSIGSDPLFELANHSYSHYAFTANCYGLPRVPADRMRSDVEGAYEAFRKAGVPHPMPYFRFPGGCYDQQALRALSSLGVTAVQWDVVSGDAFATDADAVARQVLNGVKPGSVVVMHCTRSAAPTTERVVRAVVPELRKRGYRLVKVSDLIAASTDRA, via the coding sequence GTGATCACACTTGTACGACGCATCACCGCCGTCTGCGCCCTCGGCGCCGCCCTGGCCGCCTGCGGTGGCAACGAGGGCCCCCGCGCCGGGCTGACGGCCCCCTCGAAGTCCGCGTCGGCCTCACCCTCCGCACCGGCCAGCCCCTCGCCCTCCCGGCCGCCGGCCCTCACCCCGGGGCCCGGCGGTCTGACCCCCGTGTTCAGCAACGGCCCCCGCACCAAAGGGAAGACGGTCGCGCTCACTTTCGACGCGGACATGACCGCCGACGAGGGACCGCGTGCGGCGGCGGGCGAGCACTTCGACAACCCGGAGCTGATCACCACCCTGCGCGCCCTGAAGGCGCCGGCCACGGTGTTCATGACCGGTCGCTGGGCCGAGCAGTACCCGGACCAGGCCCGCTCCATCGGCAGCGACCCCCTGTTCGAGCTCGCCAACCACTCCTACAGCCACTACGCGTTCACCGCGAACTGCTACGGACTGCCCAGGGTGCCCGCCGACCGGATGCGGTCGGACGTGGAGGGCGCGTACGAGGCGTTCCGCAAGGCGGGCGTGCCGCACCCGATGCCGTACTTCCGCTTCCCCGGCGGCTGCTACGACCAGCAGGCCCTGCGGGCGCTCAGCAGTCTCGGCGTCACCGCGGTGCAGTGGGACGTGGTGAGCGGAGACGCGTTCGCGACGGACGCGGACGCCGTGGCCAGGCAGGTCCTGAACGGGGTCAAGCCGGGCTCGGTCGTGGTCATGCACTGCACCCGCAGCGCCGCCCCCACCACCGAGCGCGTGGTGCGCGCCGTCGTACCGGAGCTGCGCAAGAGGGGCTACCGCCTGGTGAAGGTCTCCGACCTGATCGCCGCCTCGACCGACCGCGCCTGA
- the hemQ gene encoding hydrogen peroxide-dependent heme synthase has translation MSDDAPTTESGRVPNKGKLAKDLNEVIRYTLWSVFKLKDLLPEDRAGYADEVQELFDQLAAKGVTIRGTYDLSGLRADADLMIWWHAETSDQLQEAYNLFRRTRLGRAMEPVWSNMALHRPAEFNRSHIPAFLADETPRDYVSVYPFVRSYDWYLLPDEDRRRMLADHGKMARGYPDVRANTVASFSLGDYEWVLAFEADELHRIVDLMRHLRASEARRHVREEIPFFTGRRKDIAELVAGLA, from the coding sequence ATGAGTGACGACGCCCCCACCACCGAGTCCGGCAGGGTCCCGAACAAGGGCAAGCTGGCCAAGGACCTCAACGAGGTCATCCGCTACACGCTGTGGTCCGTCTTCAAGCTGAAGGACCTGCTCCCCGAGGACCGCGCGGGCTACGCGGACGAGGTCCAGGAGCTGTTCGACCAGCTCGCCGCCAAGGGCGTGACCATCCGCGGCACGTACGACCTCTCGGGCCTGCGCGCCGACGCCGACCTCATGATCTGGTGGCACGCCGAGACCAGCGACCAGCTCCAGGAGGCGTACAACCTCTTCCGCCGTACGCGGCTCGGCCGCGCCATGGAGCCGGTGTGGTCGAACATGGCGCTGCACCGCCCCGCCGAGTTCAACCGCTCGCACATCCCGGCGTTCCTCGCCGACGAGACGCCGCGCGACTACGTCAGCGTGTACCCGTTCGTGCGCTCCTACGACTGGTACCTGCTGCCCGACGAGGACCGCCGCCGCATGCTCGCCGACCACGGCAAGATGGCCCGGGGCTACCCGGACGTGCGCGCCAACACGGTCGCGTCCTTCTCCCTCGGCGACTACGAGTGGGTCCTCGCCTTCGAGGCCGACGAGCTGCACCGCATCGTCGACCTCATGCGCCACCTGCGCGCCTCCGAGGCCCGCCGGCACGTGCGCGAGGAGATCCCGTTCTTCACCGGGCGCCGCAAGGACATCGCCGAGCTGGTGGCCGGTCTGGCCTGA
- a CDS encoding alpha/beta hydrolase has protein sequence MTAAAVWTAAGSLVLTALVGAPASSAARLPGAAAELRGAVVAAAWARAAGIDFGACPEARELPRTMECGTVQVPLDYAHPDGKRIRLVVSRVRATHKDPRNSKRRVPGQGALVFNPGGPGADGTSFPLMGLLPEWKRVASAYDLVGYAPRGVGRSAPLSCQDPKDFFELRAPRAAPTHPSRAYKEQRVAEAKAYAGGCARRAGESLRHYNSLNNARDLDVLRAALGEDRLTFVGASYGTYLGALYATLFPTHVRRMVFDAAVNPAPDRIWYRANLDQSAAFEARWADFREWTARHDDVYALGRTAGQVQRSYERARERLAAEPAGGSVGPGQLQGLFLTAGYYDDYWPGSAKALSAYLKGDPKPLVALAAPHREGAAAGENGSAVYTAVECNDASWPTDFAVWDRDNTRLARVAPFETWSNVWANLPCAYWPAPRQRPLDVRTGPGELPATLILAAERDAAAPYAGALELRGRLAGSALVTERGAGTHGIAGGPNACVNAHLDAYLLQGRLPRPQAVCAPRAEPRPHGPTFQETRVRQLREALQRATGRTDAHR, from the coding sequence ATGACCGCTGCCGCCGTCTGGACGGCCGCCGGGTCCCTGGTCCTCACCGCCCTCGTCGGCGCCCCCGCCTCCTCCGCCGCGCGCCTCCCCGGTGCCGCGGCGGAACTGCGTGGCGCCGTCGTCGCCGCGGCGTGGGCGCGGGCGGCCGGGATCGACTTCGGCGCGTGCCCGGAGGCGCGGGAGCTGCCCCGGACCATGGAGTGCGGCACGGTCCAGGTGCCCCTCGACTACGCGCACCCCGACGGCAAGCGGATCCGGCTCGTTGTCAGCCGGGTGCGGGCCACGCACAAGGACCCGCGCAACAGCAAGCGCAGAGTGCCCGGTCAGGGCGCTCTCGTGTTCAACCCGGGCGGTCCGGGCGCCGACGGCACCTCCTTCCCGCTGATGGGCCTGCTGCCGGAGTGGAAGCGCGTCGCCTCCGCGTACGACCTCGTCGGCTACGCCCCGCGCGGGGTGGGCCGGTCGGCCCCGCTGTCCTGCCAGGACCCGAAGGACTTCTTCGAGCTCAGGGCGCCCAGAGCAGCGCCGACGCACCCCTCACGGGCGTACAAGGAGCAGCGCGTCGCCGAGGCCAAGGCGTACGCGGGCGGCTGCGCCCGGCGCGCGGGCGAGTCCCTGCGTCACTACAACTCCCTCAACAACGCCCGCGACCTGGACGTGCTGCGGGCGGCGCTGGGCGAGGACCGGCTGACGTTCGTGGGCGCCTCGTACGGCACCTACCTCGGTGCGCTGTACGCCACGCTGTTCCCCACGCACGTCCGCCGGATGGTCTTCGACGCCGCGGTGAACCCGGCGCCCGACCGGATCTGGTACCGAGCCAACCTGGACCAGTCGGCCGCGTTCGAGGCCCGCTGGGCGGACTTCCGCGAGTGGACGGCGCGGCACGACGACGTGTACGCGCTGGGCCGTACGGCCGGGCAGGTGCAGAGGAGCTACGAGAGGGCGCGGGAGCGGCTCGCCGCCGAACCGGCGGGCGGCTCGGTGGGACCGGGCCAGTTGCAGGGCCTGTTCCTGACGGCCGGGTACTACGACGACTACTGGCCGGGCAGCGCCAAGGCCCTGTCGGCGTATCTGAAGGGCGACCCGAAGCCGCTGGTCGCGCTGGCGGCCCCGCACCGGGAGGGGGCCGCCGCAGGGGAGAACGGCAGCGCGGTCTACACGGCCGTGGAGTGCAACGACGCTTCCTGGCCGACGGACTTCGCGGTCTGGGACCGGGACAACACACGGCTCGCGCGGGTGGCGCCGTTCGAGACCTGGAGCAATGTGTGGGCGAACCTGCCGTGCGCCTACTGGCCGGCGCCCCGGCAGCGGCCCCTGGACGTGAGGACCGGCCCCGGCGAGCTGCCGGCGACGCTGATCCTGGCCGCCGAACGGGACGCGGCCGCGCCGTACGCGGGCGCCCTGGAGCTGCGCGGGCGGCTGGCCGGTTCGGCGCTGGTGACCGAGCGGGGCGCGGGCACCCACGGCATCGCGGGCGGGCCGAACGCCTGCGTCAACGCGCATCTGGACGCCTACCTGCTCCAGGGCCGCCTGCCGCGGCCGCAGGCGGTGTGCGCGCCGCGCGCGGAGCCGCGGCCGCACGGCCCGACGTTCCAGGAGACCCGCGTACGCCAGTTGCGTGAGGCCTTGCAGCGGGCGACCGGCCGGACCGACGCCCACCGCTGA
- a CDS encoding DUF4349 domain-containing protein, translating into MRTRRSVRPAHALAGLLLATALSLTGCSAGDSTADSSAKSAAGAGGSEDQRGAADSGGGRASGARATAPPRITANHIIRTASLTVQVKDVPKALDAARTTTENAGGYVGDESTSRDEDGHERTRVVLRVPVDRYDEVLSDLEGTGKLIERTAKAQDVTAQVVDVDSRVKSQRASVARVRELMDQATQLSDVVSLEGELSLRESDLEALLAQQASLKDRTSLATITLSLSRNPAPKPVVAGDDEPGFLDALAGGWHVFVTVLRWIALAVGALLPFAAAAAVVAAVWLRVIRPRLPRRPAADAPDMTAPDALPDSRWEPAPPAGEPGGEPGTED; encoded by the coding sequence ATGCGCACACGACGTTCCGTCCGGCCCGCTCACGCGCTGGCCGGGCTCCTGCTCGCCACCGCCCTTTCGCTCACCGGGTGCAGCGCGGGCGACAGCACCGCTGACTCCTCCGCCAAATCCGCGGCGGGCGCGGGCGGCAGCGAGGACCAGCGGGGCGCGGCGGACAGCGGCGGCGGCCGGGCCTCCGGGGCGAGGGCCACCGCGCCGCCCCGGATCACCGCGAACCACATCATCCGCACCGCCTCGCTCACCGTGCAGGTCAAGGACGTGCCGAAGGCCCTCGACGCGGCCCGGACCACCACCGAGAACGCCGGGGGGTACGTCGGCGACGAGAGCACCAGCCGCGACGAGGACGGGCACGAACGCACGCGCGTGGTGCTGCGCGTGCCGGTCGACCGGTACGACGAGGTGCTCAGCGATCTGGAGGGCACCGGCAAGCTGATCGAGCGCACGGCGAAGGCGCAGGACGTCACCGCCCAGGTCGTCGACGTGGACAGCCGCGTCAAGTCGCAGCGCGCGAGCGTGGCGCGGGTGCGGGAGCTGATGGACCAGGCCACCCAGCTCAGTGACGTGGTCAGCCTGGAGGGCGAGTTGAGCCTCCGCGAGTCCGATCTGGAGGCGCTGCTGGCCCAGCAGGCGTCGCTGAAGGACCGTACGAGCCTGGCCACCATCACCCTGTCGCTGTCCCGGAACCCGGCGCCCAAGCCGGTGGTCGCCGGGGACGACGAGCCCGGGTTCCTGGACGCGCTGGCGGGCGGCTGGCACGTGTTCGTCACCGTGCTCCGCTGGATCGCCCTGGCCGTCGGGGCGCTGCTCCCGTTCGCCGCGGCGGCGGCCGTCGTCGCGGCGGTGTGGCTGCGGGTGATACGGCCCCGGCTCCCGCGCCGCCCCGCCGCCGACGCCCCCGACATGACCGCGCCGGACGCGCTGCCGGACTCCCGGTGGGAGCCCGCGCCCCCGGCCGGGGAGCCGGGCGGCGAACCGGGCACTGAGGACTGA
- a CDS encoding DUF692 domain-containing protein, with protein MERLGTGIGWRPEIADAVEEMPGIDWVEVVAENVCPAHPPESLLRLRGRGVTVVPHGVSLGLGGADRPDEGRLTALAERARALGSPLVTEHIAFVRAGGALTASPRLEAGHLLPVPRTRDALDVLCENVRIAQEALPVPLAVENIAALLAWPEEELTEGQFLYELADRTGVRLLIDVANLHTNHVNRGEDPALALAELPLEAIAYVHVAGGFERDGVWHDSHAHPVPRPVLDILTDLASHVAPPGVLLERDENFPEPSDLERELAAIATAVESGRTAPVRPVPDADPTPVSDVAPGPERRAAGTEAARQRLALAQTSLLSALVAGTPAPEGFDRVRIGVQARSLAAKRADVVAKVAPELPVLLGEGYRTAFLSYAQTHPMTGGYRQDALEFTESLLLAGRPHDAGVRRELREWWLDRSGPAPRSRRPAARVARAAQRVLLGR; from the coding sequence ATGGAGCGGCTCGGGACGGGGATCGGGTGGCGGCCGGAGATCGCGGACGCGGTGGAGGAGATGCCGGGCATCGACTGGGTCGAGGTCGTCGCCGAGAACGTGTGCCCCGCGCATCCGCCCGAGTCGCTGCTGCGCCTGCGCGGCCGCGGGGTGACCGTGGTCCCGCACGGGGTCTCGCTCGGCCTCGGCGGGGCCGACCGGCCGGACGAGGGCCGGCTGACCGCCCTCGCCGAGCGGGCGCGGGCGCTCGGCTCGCCACTGGTCACCGAGCACATCGCGTTCGTCCGCGCGGGCGGCGCGCTGACCGCCTCGCCGCGGCTGGAGGCAGGGCATCTGCTGCCCGTGCCGCGCACCCGCGACGCTCTCGACGTGCTGTGCGAGAACGTCCGTATCGCGCAGGAGGCACTGCCCGTGCCGCTCGCCGTGGAGAACATCGCCGCGCTGCTGGCCTGGCCGGAGGAGGAGCTGACGGAGGGGCAGTTCCTGTACGAGCTGGCCGACCGCACGGGGGTGAGGCTGCTGATCGACGTGGCCAATCTGCACACCAACCACGTCAACCGGGGCGAGGACCCGGCTCTGGCGCTGGCCGAACTCCCCCTCGAAGCCATCGCGTACGTCCATGTGGCGGGCGGCTTCGAACGGGACGGCGTCTGGCACGACAGCCACGCCCACCCGGTGCCGCGCCCGGTCCTCGACATCCTGACCGACCTCGCCTCGCACGTCGCCCCACCGGGGGTCCTGCTGGAACGCGACGAGAACTTCCCCGAACCGAGCGATCTGGAGCGGGAGTTGGCGGCCATCGCAACGGCGGTGGAGTCGGGACGCACGGCGCCCGTGCGCCCCGTCCCCGACGCCGACCCGACGCCCGTCTCCGATGTCGCGCCCGGACCGGAGCGGCGGGCGGCCGGCACCGAGGCCGCGCGGCAGCGGCTCGCGCTCGCGCAGACCTCGTTGCTCTCGGCGCTCGTCGCCGGGACGCCCGCGCCGGAGGGGTTCGACCGGGTACGCATCGGCGTGCAGGCGCGCTCGCTGGCCGCGAAGCGCGCGGACGTCGTGGCCAAGGTGGCGCCCGAACTGCCGGTGCTGCTCGGCGAGGGCTACCGGACCGCGTTCCTCTCCTATGCGCAGACGCACCCGATGACCGGGGGCTACCGGCAGGACGCCCTGGAGTTCACGGAGTCCCTGCTGCTCGCCGGCCGGCCTCACGACGCGGGCGTCCGGCGGGAGTTGCGGGAGTGGTGGCTGGACCGCTCGGGTCCGGCGCCCCGGTCGCGCCGCCCGGCGGCACGGGTGGCCCGCGCGGCCCAGCGGGTGCTGCTGGGCCGCTGA
- a CDS encoding rhomboid family intramembrane serine protease translates to MVIPVHDLNPTRHTPWVTYALIAANVVVFLLTPGIAGSVAGSSSLAQLCHLESFTQQWALVPRELIHGQLPSLVPTGGVGVGVHGPGCVLGPPAYDKSPVLSVLTAMFLHGSWLHLLGNMLFLLIFGNNIEDRMGHVRYLLFYLVCGYAAGYGFALTNSYSATPLIGASGAIAGVLGAYLVLYPRVRVWILVPFLLFLPLRLPAWLVLGFWFVLQALYSTGQAVAEAGTVAYLAHVVGFIVGMLLAWPLKPGTPPPPEPRGILFGRQTRRAW, encoded by the coding sequence GTGGTCATTCCGGTCCATGATCTGAACCCGACGCGGCACACCCCGTGGGTGACGTACGCCCTGATCGCCGCGAACGTCGTCGTGTTCCTGCTCACGCCAGGCATCGCCGGATCCGTCGCGGGCAGCAGCTCGCTGGCGCAGCTGTGCCATCTGGAGTCCTTCACGCAGCAGTGGGCACTGGTGCCGAGGGAGCTGATCCACGGTCAGCTCCCGTCGCTGGTCCCGACGGGCGGCGTCGGGGTGGGCGTGCACGGCCCGGGCTGCGTGCTGGGTCCGCCCGCCTACGACAAGTCGCCCGTGCTGTCGGTCCTCACGGCGATGTTCCTGCACGGCAGCTGGCTGCACCTGCTGGGCAACATGCTGTTCCTGCTCATCTTCGGCAACAACATCGAGGACCGCATGGGGCATGTGCGGTACCTGCTGTTCTACCTGGTCTGCGGATATGCAGCCGGGTACGGATTTGCTCTCACGAACTCCTACTCCGCCACTCCCCTGATCGGCGCCTCGGGCGCCATCGCCGGCGTCCTCGGCGCCTACCTGGTGCTCTATCCGAGGGTACGGGTCTGGATCCTCGTCCCCTTCCTCCTCTTCCTGCCGCTGCGGCTGCCGGCCTGGCTGGTGCTGGGCTTCTGGTTCGTGCTGCAGGCGCTCTACTCCACCGGCCAGGCCGTCGCCGAGGCGGGCACCGTGGCCTACCTGGCCCACGTGGTCGGCTTCATCGTGGGCATGCTGCTCGCCTGGCCCCTCAAGCCGGGCACTCCCCCACCGCCCGAACCGCGCGGCATCCTCTTCGGGCGGCAGACGCGACGGGCCTGGTAG
- a CDS encoding FAD-dependent oxidoreductase, which translates to MEMKAARDARGTKERLVVIGGDAAGMSAASQARRLRGPDELEIVAFERGHFASFSACGIPYWVGGDVDERDRLIARTPEEHRARGIDLRMRTEVTEIDVAAGRVRARDVDSGAESWTPYDKLVIATGARPVRPDMPGADAPGVHGVQTLDDGQALLDTLARARGRRAVVIGAGYIGVEMAESLIKRGYEVTVVNRGREPMSTLDPDMGRLVHRAMSGLGITMVDDTEVTKVLTGDDGGVRAVATAHAEYPADVVVLGIGVRPETALARAAGLPLGAHGGLLTDRAMRVRGHENIWAGGDCVEVLDLVSGQLRHVPLGTHANKHGQVIGTNVGGGYATFPGVVGTAVSKVCDLEIARTGLREKDAHRVGLRFVTATVESTSRAGYYPGASPMAVKMIAERGTGRLLGVQIVGREGAGKRVDIAAVALTAGLTVEQMTALDLGYAPPFSPVWDPVLVAARKAAVKVRDSTP; encoded by the coding sequence ATGGAGATGAAGGCTGCGCGGGATGCCCGGGGTACGAAGGAACGCCTTGTCGTGATCGGCGGCGACGCCGCGGGGATGTCCGCGGCGTCGCAGGCACGCCGGCTGCGCGGGCCGGACGAGTTGGAGATCGTGGCGTTCGAACGCGGCCACTTCGCCTCGTTCTCGGCGTGCGGCATCCCGTACTGGGTGGGCGGCGACGTCGACGAACGGGACCGGCTGATCGCCCGCACGCCCGAGGAGCACCGCGCGCGGGGCATCGACCTGCGCATGCGCACCGAGGTGACGGAGATCGACGTGGCCGCCGGACGCGTGCGCGCGCGGGACGTCGATTCCGGCGCGGAGTCCTGGACGCCGTACGACAAGCTCGTGATCGCGACCGGTGCCCGCCCCGTCCGCCCCGACATGCCCGGCGCCGACGCGCCCGGCGTGCACGGGGTGCAGACCCTCGACGACGGCCAGGCCCTGCTGGACACCCTCGCACGCGCGCGTGGCCGCCGGGCGGTGGTGATCGGGGCGGGCTACATCGGAGTCGAGATGGCCGAGTCGCTCATCAAGCGCGGCTACGAGGTGACGGTCGTCAACCGTGGCCGCGAACCGATGTCGACGCTCGACCCCGACATGGGCCGCCTGGTGCACCGGGCCATGTCGGGCCTCGGCATCACCATGGTCGACGACACCGAGGTGACCAAGGTGCTCACCGGCGACGACGGCGGGGTCCGGGCCGTGGCGACCGCGCACGCCGAGTACCCGGCGGACGTGGTCGTACTGGGCATCGGGGTGCGCCCGGAGACCGCGCTCGCACGGGCGGCCGGGCTCCCGCTCGGCGCGCACGGCGGCCTGCTCACCGACCGGGCGATGCGGGTGCGCGGCCACGAGAACATCTGGGCCGGCGGCGACTGCGTCGAAGTCCTGGACCTGGTCTCCGGGCAGTTGCGCCACGTCCCGCTGGGCACCCACGCCAACAAGCACGGCCAGGTCATCGGCACCAACGTCGGCGGCGGCTACGCCACCTTCCCGGGCGTCGTAGGCACCGCGGTGAGCAAGGTGTGCGACCTGGAGATCGCGCGCACGGGGCTGCGCGAGAAGGACGCCCACCGGGTGGGCCTGCGGTTCGTGACGGCCACCGTCGAGTCGACCAGCCGCGCGGGCTACTACCCCGGCGCCTCCCCGATGGCCGTCAAGATGATCGCCGAACGCGGTACCGGCCGCCTGCTGGGTGTGCAGATCGTCGGCCGTGAAGGCGCGGGGAAGCGGGTGGACATCGCCGCGGTCGCTCTCACGGCCGGTCTGACGGTGGAACAGATGACGGCCCTGGACCTGGGCTACGCGCCGCCGTTCTCCCCGGTGTGGGACCCGGTGCTCGTGGCCGCCCGTAAGGCCGCGGTGAAGGTCCGCGACAGCACGCCGTGA